aggctggaaaccagacgttaatctcccttcgattgaaggtatggcaaagacaatcgggtagaacaacgccacgtaccccataaaatcagaaaacttaaaaagagaattttatttgtatgaatcGAACATGGacaaatggacaaggacaaaaggacatagatccgtttaggaccctcttgcaaggaccgtgaaacagatccgagaccggacattgaaataacaaagactaactggacaaaataaacttaaaaggaaacaaaaacacacaaagaaaacactgaaaaaactttttgttttatgcttttgttatatttttgttctttttatttttatattttttttttgttttagaaaacttagagaaaaagatgagcgagatggagatggagagatATACCGgtcagcggtggagacctactgacgatcaggtcaaaatgatgacccatatctacaattacggggtcacacatcccagcagagcccaagttgtcgagattgcgtctcgactaagggttttcgcagatgccactgaatacaatgtgcattgctggtttaacaaccacggcaatcgggtcaggcgctggcaagcggagatagaccccactggcactcagttttcacaactgccgctatacatgtatggtaagtatcctgatcacctccatcttttttttttttttattattgacacgaattttcttgtttttttttggaaagaatacgactgggtgatcatgagggcgccgaggctgctgaacttgttccccgttccgatcatcattgacgacgataGGGACAcacgacaaatccctccacccacgcttctcacattccgcaccagagctccctcgacggagctctcccttagaccaccgcaaccagcccGGGAATACTTTCGCtaaatttcattttgattttatttttttcatggtctgtaacttaacgatcaccagtgatcgaaccctgaacacgatttatttgcttttgttatcttctttatttttttgttttttatttgaatttgtgaccttgcacttcttttttttttgttatttctgcttctttctttttcatgcatttttattttaatgttaagatcgtatgagtgtatTCAAAATGATACCTtgttcaaaatcatctttccgACCTTACTGTAAATCTTGCCtgaatgatgaaataaaatggatttttatggtttttctttgatttcagtctaaacaaaatttctaatttaaacaaaatgatGGAAAACTGggttcaaaagaaaataaaattatttacaaagaaaatacgaaaaaaaagaaaaaaaaaagacttcgAATGAAATGAACGCCATGAGCATGAAGAACACAATTTTGAAACCATTATGCATATGAGACAAAGAAATGGGAAGAGAAGAACAAAGAACTCGTAAACAAATTTGCACAATTCGAATTTCGACAAAccccctgtttttttttttttattttatttatttatcattatttttttttattggtgacaccctattaggacatgatttccagtaaaccttggagataccaagTAATGAAAGTTCACATTAAAAATTCATGGATGAAAGCGTGATATCAATGAGCGTAAACCTCATAGTGAGACAAATTAAAGCTCgagcaaaacaacatcagttccaacttttacaataacttATGCTTTCCAAATAATCCGAGAGTCCTCTTCACCCGTCCATGGCATTTGTAGAGGTGAACTCACGCCTTGCCGCAGTGCTAGATTacatttcttcaaactttaaacatcctgAATCGATCAAAAATTGCACTTTATGCTTTAGAGCCTTGCATGCCTCAGTTGAATGTCCACACGCTCCTTCATGATAATCACACCTGGCATTTACGTCATAGTTCTTTGGGTACGGAGGTCGTATAGGCCTAGTTGGACAAATCTTCATGAGGTTTCTACGGAGAAGATCTGGTAGTAACTCCGTATAGGTCATGGGGATAGGAGTGAAATTGGCGACCCTCTCATCACGATTGTAATTTCTTCGTTCAGTGGCTCGACTAGACCCATAGGAATGTGACATTTGAGGATAGGCAGTAAAATGGGAATTAGCTCTTCGCTTCTTACCTTTCTCATGTCTAAGACCATACCCGTTTAGACTGGCTACTAGCTCTGGGCCTAGTGCAATTTTTCCACTTCTTATGCCACTCTCAACCCTCTCTCCAATTACTACTATGTCAGTAAAACTTAAGGAAATGCTGCCTATCATGTGTTCATAAAATGGGGTTTGCAGAGTATTCAAAAATATGATAGTCATCTCCTTGTCGCTCAGAGGCGGTTCTACTTGAGCAGCAATTTCTCTCCACCTTTGGGCATATTCTCTGAATGATTCAGACTCTTTCTTCACTACGTTTTGCAGTTGTAATCTGTCAGGTGttagatatttattatattcatactGCTTTAGAAATGCGTTAACCAGATCTTTCCATGAGTAGATGTGAGTCGATTCCAAACGCATGTACCAAGTTAGAGCCATGCCAGTTAAACTTTCTTGGAAGAAATGAATCAAGAGTTTTTCATCGTGGACATAAGCTGCCATTTTCCTGCAGTACATAGTTATATGGCCCCTCGGGCAAGTATTTCCCCGATATTTCTCAAATTCTGGCATCCTGAACCTTGGAGGTATCACCACATCATGAACTAAACACAGTTTTTTAGcatcttcaaattcaaaacttccttcaCCCTCTATGGCTCTCAACCTCTTCTCAAGGACTTCTAATCTGCTCTTATCATCTTTAAAATCTCCTGGTGTAATGACACAAGATGGAGACTTCGTCTTAGGTTGTTTTTTCATCATCATGCTTTCAATATCTGGTCGGATAATCTGCCCAGGAATTGTGAAAGTGGTGGCCCCAGGCtcgtcttctacttcaactgcATTATCTTCGGCCTTTTGAGTGCCAAGATGGCCCAAGTCTACTCCTAAAGGTGGAGTATAATTCGGGGGAAGACGATGGGAAGGGAAAGTTTGTGCTTCCGGAACTTCTTGTTGTAGTCTTTGTGCGGATGGATCTCCGGGGATTTGTAAGGCATTCAGGGCTTCTAAGATTCGACTGATTTGTCCTTTCAGCTGTTGGATATCGGCTTCTATTCCCTCTTGAACTTCtacttggttctccatgattttgccactggttcgtgtcctttagggtgTCTTAGACGTTTAGCTGTATAttttttgtgaaacaaattaagaaaaagaaaaaaaaaaaaggaaaagaaaagaaaacaaagttcaaattctctagtcagaaactataaagctgtgaaaatatttgccccggtataattttggaaattaacacgaaacagagtcaataaggtggtTCATCATTCTGAAATCCCCAAAATGCTAGACATAGaaattcttggtcaaccatcgcaggctttagtcatcacattcttcatttgtctgatcagtTTCTCGCAGCAATTaaggaatgtttcaatccccttaggcgggttgatgattgacattacagaCCCAGCATCAGCTAATAGCTTAGGAACATTTTCAATGATTTCATTGATGAAGAAAGCTAATTGTGAGTGACTTGTCCTTCTTCAACGACATATTCCTTCATCTGACTCATCAATCTTTATATCCCCTTTTAGCTGAATGGCAACATTCCTTCTAGTTTTGTCACtgctgcttctatccactgctcattattttgaaatttctttttgcaatttgggtaagggaagttaattacaacttgattgtcttaaccctttctgtgattcattggctaagggaaacttccACTAACAGTCCATGATCTTGGACCTTTCtttgaagcgaacaacatttccccgagtgtctttaacttgatgaaaCATTTCAGCAAAAGATTCATGcctcatatgatctgcaatgtggcgagagatgcaggtgttagcgatcctctcaggatactcaaattattttttttttttgcgctaacataggattgcaattaatacaccacctaatacccatgaggggtacattaggatacctcctgcaatgatatgtaatctgatctatgctgccaagggacacaccatttatcttgttcttcgtttaaacttgcacaaagttgcgcccattcatttgctcttttcacatgtggttcacaaggaacaacctaatacaagtgcaaaagttcctaaaaatcacttctttttccaatggtgacccctattcacctgactgagtacctgtgatggactttctgtacaaaatccaattttatctcgggtaatcgtttacagtgtccttgtaatcgattatatactgCAATAACTCGTCCATGGGGTATAGGGAATTTTaggcgtctccagtctcacgggaaatgaaccacatatacaacactggtagacaacataacatctttccccTTTTAAGTTcataacaacgattaagggtcccataaacttcagccaggatggcactgactagattctcacagcgctctttgtctcccacaaatgcattcatagcgGCATAATCGGCGAGGTTCTTGATATTTAGGAGAAAGCATGTcaccatagaggagaagagCTAATACATCCgtaaacatttcccaattttcctCTTAAGCCAAATGATGTAGGTATTCCTATAAGTATctttgaggaaggcccctcactttgcccttgattgtgaactcACTTTCCAATTTCATTGGGAGTACTTTCCTGATCCTCGCTAACTGCAAGACAGGGATATACTGCTCAAGGCAGTTGTATGTAGCTTTTTCCACATTTAAGGCTTGCTCGAATTCTTCCATTGGTGGCGCTAGTTGGAAATCTTGGAAAGTGAAGCACCTTAGTGGTGGATCATAGTACTGGGCTAAagtagtaattgctgatgtttggacctccacctctaacagactcaacaaattcttatgccccaccaatattatcctcctttattcgacgtgcatcttttcgtcagaatgtatgaactcgaatacctcttgactcaaaattccatgttaattcccttttttagcttaaggccttaatcacaactttataattttttactagaatccacaaaatgtgacaagactataaaaaaaaacatgagctaagaaagaaggaaaaaaaaaaaaaaaaaagataaagaggtatgtacaaggtgcgtgatttttattaagcgaacatgagggttataagaatacacatttctcccttttgtgccttatcaaaggttggatgacttaagttctaaggccaaatatatgcactcacaaggatagctccctaatgcttaaatcaggccaccagagctatggctcttttcactgtttctccacaacagtcagagtaatcaactagatgtggagacacaaatgaagagaacagactctggctggggttctcacgatagccaaacaggaagtatgtcccaaatgacaccgctacacaacccctctatttctaagttgcgctcagacccgggtatagggccccactcatgatatgcatattgtgtgtgtatgaagggagaatgcaatcgtacaccccaaaccctcacctgcaaaacaaccagaaaaatcccaggcagatataacatgttttctaccctagggttcaatataatcaaaacaaacacacatacaattatgacaaaaatcaaacaaagataaagaaaaaagaaaaggaagaaaaacacaaagaaaaaccacattgaattcgcacatctaattaaatggcctgactctctgacgcttccccagtggagtcgccatctgtcgcaaccggaatcgcgacgggacgacgatccaataaaaagaagagaataaatattgaaaagagattttggagtcgccaccatagtttattctggaaaactacggaaaaaccataaaatgataaggcatggtcaaatagaaccagattctt
The Vigna angularis cultivar LongXiaoDou No.4 chromosome 5, ASM1680809v1, whole genome shotgun sequence genome window above contains:
- the LOC128196504 gene encoding uncharacterized protein LOC128196504, whose translation is MENQVEVQEGIEADIQQLKGQISRILEALNALQIPGDPSAQRLQQEVPEAQTFPSHRLPPNYTPPLGVDLGHLGTQKAEDNAVEVEDEPGATTFTIPGQIIRPDIESMMMKKQPKTKSPSCVITPGDFKDDKSRLEVLEKRLRAIEGEGSFEFEDAKKLCLVHDVVIPPRFRMPEFEKYRGNTCPRGHITMYCRKMAAYVHDEKLLIHFFQESLTGMALTWYMRLESTHIYSWKDLVNAFLKQYEYNKYLTPDRLQLQNVVKKESESFREYAQRWREIAAQVEPPLSDKEMTIIFLNTLQTPFYEHMIGSISLSFTDIVVIGERVESGIRSGKIALGPELVASLNGYGLRHEKGKKRRANSHFTAYPQMSHSYGSSRATERRNYNRDERVANFTPIPMTYTELLPDLLRRNLMKICPTRPIRPPYPKNYDVNARCDYHEGACGHSTEACKALKHKVQFLIDSGCLKFEEM